One window from the genome of Stegostoma tigrinum isolate sSteTig4 chromosome 27, sSteTig4.hap1, whole genome shotgun sequence encodes:
- the upk3b gene encoding uroplakin-3b: protein MNRLLCVVLLCALCGRSAAITQISYVPEIVPDTVLGRITQTTVALEQPLCVFNSSGTGCVNCDVWLLVANSTGVTTFNNIKAGFVDPSLFMYQGAFTGSNGFYFTVKTKRNVYSCPPTAIPGQILTLRVGSEVPCTTPNCNAPLPSGGKFRMKYVLIDTDTSANNIVAETLFTDEIMLLSATDPNTIDPFLSRSGGMVVITTILSILLFLLLAMFVAMLAMVCCKKSATSDFPEPITTFGSLRKYNTHSLQKRPGIITPKGKM from the exons CTATAACACAAATTTCTTATGTCCCTGAAATTGTGCCAGATACTGTACTAGGCCGAATCACACAAACAACAGTTGCACTTGAACAGCCGCTCTGCGTGTTTAACAGTTCAGGAACAGGCTGTGTGAACTGTGACGTTTGGCTGCTCGTGGCTAACTCGACAG gagttacaacatttaataatATCAAAGCTGGATTTGTGGATCCTTCACTTTTTATGTACCAAGGTGCTTTCACTGGATCAAATGGTTTTTACTTCACTGTTAAAACAAAAAGGAATGTTTACTCCTGTCCACCAACTGCTATTCCTGGCCAGATCTTAACTTTGCGAGTTGGGTCAGAAGTGCCCTGTACAACACCCAATTGCAATGCACCATTACCTTCTGGTGGAAAATTCCG AATGAAGTATGTTTTGATTGATACTGACACAAGTGCAAACAATATTGTTGCAGAAACGCTATTTACCGATGAGATCATGCTGTTAAGTG CTACAGATCCCAATACCATTGACCCCTTTTTGAGTCGCAGTGGGGGGATGGTTGTCATAACAACAATTCTCTCCATtctgctcttcctgctgctggcaATGTTTGTGGCTATGCTCGCCATGGTTTG TTGCAAAAAATCTGCCACGTCTGACTTCCCTGAACCTATAACCACGTTTGGCTCCCTCCGAAAATATAACACTCACAGCTTGCAGAAAAGACCGGGTATCATTACCCCAAAGGGCAAGATGTGA